The Silene latifolia isolate original U9 population chromosome 4, ASM4854445v1, whole genome shotgun sequence region GAACCATTACAAGGGCAAACTTGAAATTTCGTTAAATATTGTCGACGATTTGAAGTAATATGTCAACGCGGACCATCACTTGGGATGAAATGTTCAGCAATCCAGTAAACTAGAAGCCCAAAATTAGAGCCCAATCACACCTGGCTAAGATCCTAAGACAagctgtatatatatatgtatattttcTTGTAAAATGAGAACTACAAAAAAAAGGCAAAGAGAGTAAGATTAATCAAGTGTGGTCCTGTGTTTTCTTCTAGATTTCTTGGATCTCCATATGATTGCTGATGGACTTGGACATATTTGGTACGGTATCTTTTGTGGAGTTATCTCTGGGAATCTGCAACACAAAGGTTATCATTATTCATTAAGTTCCATGAATAAAAACTTATGGACAATACCAGGACGCCACCTAGTGATACCGAGTCTCTGTACCACCCTATCACATGCCGGTATGTAGGATGCATCATTTTAATGAACACTACATGTTGTATCATACTATCATGTATGTGAGATGGCGCGATTTCATTTTCCAAAACGTTAATCATGTTCTATAGATTAGCATTAAGTCCAAGGAAGCCATTATTAAGTCATTAACCCTAATcttaaacaagcaaataaaataggCAGAAATGTCGATTATCTTACTGTAAAGGGGAGATGTCGATCTGAGAAAAGTCGAGGTCGACTAAACCTTGGAAGAATGGTGACCCGGTTGTTGTAGAGGCAGGGGATGGCTTAGGTTGCTTCACTGCGTGCACTTTACAGTTGAATGTATTTGTTACATTACTCTGTCTTAAGGCCAACCTGCAATCACACCTCAATTACATATAAACAATGAGAGCAAAACTTGAGATGATAAAATATAAAAATTCTATTATTGCATATATATACTCTCCCTTTTCAACAAGTCTTGACAAAGTTATGACTCTAacaatttccttttctttttaacatTATTTAAATTGGTTTTGACTGTCGTGATAACTTGTGATCCTTATAAGTAAGAATTTGCGTGACTTTTTAATCGCGCCATGTTGTACATCTTCCTATAAGTGTGTGGGTCACGAATCACGATTGTGACGACCAAAGCACCAGCCCGACTAAATACCGAAGATGATGATCTGATGAGGAATCGACTTTTCCAATCAAATAATGGGGGCAGCTATAAAATGAATGAATCGTACAAGCATAACCCGACATTAATCGTCATACTTTAGTTGCAGATATCTAGCACGCACTTGTGCGTTTCTGACATCCATGTTTCATGTTTTTGGTGTCATCTATTATTGCTAAACATTTAGTCTAACTTACTTGATGACTCATACTCCGGCTGACAATTTCCGTCGTTTGTTTACTTatttcactttattttttatttaaatgaGCGCACTATATTACAGATTTCATGGTTAGAGTAAGAGTTGTTAACACAGCTTAATATTTGAGTTAACTCTTACCTTAGTAACCTTACCTATTTCACTTTGGGCCTTTGGGGTATCTCAGGCTTTTTATGAGTAATTTGATTTTGCAATTATATTATCAATCCGTTAAAATTATAGACGGATAATGCCCATCTCAGAAAATGCAAGTGAGAGGGTAAGTGGGGTATCCATTACCCCCACCCACTTGCATTATTCACTCTCATTTTGTTAGAAGGACACTATCCATTTACAGTTTTAGACATATAGTGTTGTCTAAAATAACTGTAACTGCGTAAGTAGAAGACCGAAACGAAAGTACTTATCAATTAAAGAAAACCAAATAAATGAAACAGTATAAAAAGTCTCCCCTAGTGTAGTCATGTAGTTAAAGATGGGGGGACCTTGGTTTTTAAGGCCATTGCATCCTCATCCGAATTTCACGGCCTATTTTCATTAATACAGTACTTCCATATCATGGACCTCCCTACTTAAACCACTTTTGCTTTTATTCTCAAACATACTCCCTAGTCCTAATAAGTCATAGCCGTTTTTAAAGTAAATTTAAGGAAGGGTACATCAATATTCCCTACTACGGAGTATTTCGCAAAAATAAATACTTGAGTCGGGgttttcttcctttttgtttagTCGAAATCAAACTTCAAAACTTTACGAGTTATATTAATATTAGCACATTTATATTCGTTATCAAAAAAATCATTCACAAAATTATGTTATAAACAAAAAATATTACAAAAATATGTTataaacaataaaatattacCTATAAAACATACCGAGTACTCTGTAAATGTTTATAAATAAGGTCAAAGTGTCAGCTTggagaaataaaaaggagaagacCCCAACTCAAAAAGAGTACAAATTCGTGTAGTAAAAGAGCATATTAATTATTCAATGTTACTTTATCTTGTTCTATGTATATTTTGCTCAATTAACTAAGAAATTTATACTATGTGGTAAATGTTACTCGTATTTCTCATAATCCAACCTTTTGCAACTCTATTGATAAAATTGTAGAATCGCCTCTGGTATTGATTTGGATGATGAATGTAGAGTTAAAATTCTTAACTACACTAGCTTTATCAAGTAATCATGCAATACAACCTAATCAAGTGAGAGAACTTAATTTTTATCCTTAGATTTTTACTTCTCTATTTATGTAAATTTATGCACCCCTTAGCAATTGTATTACATATAGATATAATGTGTAAAAATCATATGATATAAGTTTTCCATAAACATTATATTGTACTACTATTAGTTGGATTTTTGTTTTTCATACTCTAATAATAATGCACAAAACTACAAAAGTTGATTAAAAAGATAGATGGGTCCTAACTCTTAGCTAAATAACTGTGGGTCTTAATAAGCCAAGAAGAGAGATGGGATTGTTGTGGAATTGTGTGTCTTATAGGTGCACGAAAATTTTTTCTAACTTGTATCGACTCGGGTTCATGGGAAAAGATGTCACTTCATAAACTGAATGAAATTACAATTTAAACTCAATTGGTAATAAAAAGAATAGTTCCGTAATTTATAAAATAGTTTATCGTCTCCTAACTCGTAGATATGCCATCGTAAATCCCACATTTTACAAAGCGATACCAAAGCTGGCTGGTATGAGTGGTGGTAATGATTTTCATCTCTTAAATAAGTGATCAGAGATTCGATTCCTGACTATTGCGaataaaaaaaccaaatttgAGAGGAATCAACCCATTAACCCATTAAATTGTCTTCAATACCACGAAGAAGATTGTCCTAACTGTCGATAGGGGCTACTTCTAGTCAACATAAAAAACAAAGCGATGTTTCCCCAACTAATAAAGCTCTGTGTTTAATGTTTGTGTTAGAATTGGATTGGAAAGTCGGTCGTGTACATAATTTACATATTAAATCCTAATTCCTAATCCTTCCAACTTTTTATAAAGCCTTGACCATAAGCTTAAGAAAAGTAACATAAACGGAGTGCAGTACGTTAAATTTAGTACTTTGGAACTTGGAACCAACCAATTTTGCGGTTGTATGGCAAAAGGATATCCTCGTTCCATTTTTAGTTACAaaaattttagtccgaaaattgTAAATTTGTACTCCCTCTAGCCCGATTAATTATTGTTCTTTGATTTTAGTACAAAGACCACGAAAGGAGGAATGAACCagttattagatgacaagtggaccaaattgagtgtgaataatcaaattgcttATTAAATACATTCCTAAATGACAATAATTGACTGAGATATTCCAAAATGAAATAGgataacaaatgactgagacgaaGGAGTAACCATGAACAGTTTGACTTAGAACACCTGAGTTGACTACGCTAATTTCTGGACCCACATTTCCAAGGTTTCTTTTATTAAATGAGATGAATTAAGGTCAATCAAAAGTTTAGTATCCGTAAAATACACGAATATCACGAAAGAACGTAACGTATTCCATCATATAGAAAGCTTTTCAAAGACATTTATAAATCAATAGGCATGTACTACATATGCCCAGAAATCCTTGGGTATTCCCCGTGTAGAAATCCTTAGGTATTTCTGGTGTACCACATTCTCCTATGAATGGGTGTACGATTTTATAATATACACGTAATAAATCGGGTGTACCATAGAATTTTTCCCATAGGCCATTCAATTCAACAACTTTTGACTATAGAAGGATCATTTAAACATGAGTTACCACTTACCACTAATTTACTACTGTAACATTTTTctatattttaataaaatcatAAATTACtctataataaataaataaatagaattaACTGAACAAATTAAAGAAATAGGTAGAGAGGGATAAAGAAACTGACCCGTAAAGAAAACTGCGATGATGAAGACCGAGAACCAACGCAAACGCACCTATTTCTCTAACCAACTCCACCATCCTTTCCCCTTCTGCATCATCTTCCGTCACCACTATCTCTATTTTCGTCTGCATACCATCTTAagttaaaaccgtcttaattCTTAAACATAATCAATTGACCAATTGATATATCGTATATTGTGAGACTGTCTCATATTAAAAACATAGACATGAAAAATAATAACTTACATTGAAGGAAGAAGAGATGCAAATATCCTTAAAAGACAAAGCTAATTGATAACCCTTCAAACGATGATTCCTAAGTTTCTTCTTGCTACGTGACCGTGACGGACAATGAGGGAAAACATGTACTAACGTTAAAACATCTCCGTATCGGATTATATTATTAAGAGCCCATCTAAGGGCAGTTTTTGATGCCTCTTCTTCTTCTACCACCACCACTATTTTCCTCCCTTCCATTATTTTAAACAGGTTGTTTACACTTTTATTCttttgtgaggagtattttaatgaAACGTATTATTATGAGAAAATGGAGGTTTGAGGGTGTTGAAAAGTGGGAAAAGGAAGGGGTAGGGATGTCTTTGTCAAAGTGAGGAAGTAGAAAAATTAGATGGAGAGGAGGATGTGAACAAAAAAAGAGTATAAATTTAATGAGTAGTTGAGAGAAATTGTGTATATTTACATGCTTTTGTTTACTCATGGGGCGGTTGTGATCAAGTCATCACTTGATCATATGTAAGATCCTTGTGGGTTGAGGCATGTAATTTGGTAGCTAGTGATTTCTCATTGGTCCTTGTATGCCTACTCACATTTGCAATGTTTTCTATTTATTTATGGAAAATGAAGTATGTGGGACTAGAGGTGCCAATCTGGTCACTTCGCTTAGGTCGACTATAAGTTTGGTTAAAGTGGGTTGGTTATGTTGTTCAGGTTATATCGGGTTAATAACAGGCTTAGGCCGGTTAAGGTCCATGTTGGATTGGGTTGGGCTCGGGTTGCAATAAATAATGTTGTTTTTAGGTGTTAATTTAACCTCAGTTCAGGTCGGTTTGAATATGATTCACCCAATTTTCGGGTTATATATATCGGGCCGAGTTTTAGAGCAGTTTAAGTTGGGATTCTCGGGTCGAGTCATCTTTTACGAACTCTTTTGTGGTGTTTTAGCTATTGATTTTCTTTTTGTTTCGGGATTGTTTTTAAATTAAATGCCCTTTTCTTCTATCTTTGCTTAAAAAAAATCTTCTCTCAATCTAATTAAATCAGCTCCATGAACTCATTTTTATTGAGTGAAAAAATGAATTCATGTGGTTAATCTAATAAAATAGAGGATGTATTAATATTGTCGACCAAAAATCTCAGTGTCACTAATTTTGTCTAAAAACAAAGATAAGAATTATGCATTATTGGTCAATACTCAATATCAACCAGTTACGTATATCAAATTAAATTATCCTTTTGAGTCTAGATGATGTGTAATGTATAATGCATGATGAATCATGTTGGGAGCAATGGTGGAAGGGGTTAGAAGAGATTGAGAGGTGTTTATGGGAAATTTTAAAATTACTATTCCTTAACTGGTGTTGCTTCATTCAtctattttattgttttactttttattttggtaaaaatttaagAAATAAGGTAAAATTACAAATTCGGCCCAACTTTTTTTGTTTTGGTAGCGAGGAAACCCGCAACCGCTATCTTTGGCGTGTACGTGGTAAATCCTCGAATATACATGATAACCTGCAAACCACGTAAACTAGGTAAGCCACTCGAGAGTGACAGACTCGAAATTTAGATAGGCTCAGGGTTTTAACCCTAGACTCCACCCTTGCGGGCCCCACCCAatatgttatttgttttttttttttatacgggTTTGGACACTCAAGTTAGAGCCTGGATGCGGCACGTACCGTACAGGTGACGGAACAACGCAGGCTATGGGCGAGCCATTGATAAAAGGGCTAGACAATACGAGCGGGACAGGGCGGGGTGACCCGTGCCGTTGGCCACCTTGCAACTAGAATCAAAGTACTACTCACATAACATTCTTTCACACCACCAATGTAGAAAAGATTAATAACACAATTGAAGTGAGTATCCAAGGTGGCCTACCAACCCTTTGATTGTGGTCATGAACCAAATGCTACACATTCTCACAACTCTTTATCTTATCTACATCATCAATTTCTGCAATTAGACTTGCATCATATACAAAATTGAGAGAATTACAATCTGTTAAAAACCCCAAACTCCATACAACAATGTTGCATCAAATAAAACTCCTTCAATCACCTATACAACCACCCGAAACCCGAAAACACCATGCTATTCCTCACAACCTAACCACCAACTCTCCTCCTCTTATTCCTAAACAATGCAGCACCAAGTTTTCGCGGCGAGAGCTCACACTTTTCACCAACTCCTCCATGCTCCTCCTCCTGACTTCTCAAATTCTTGACCCATATCTAGTTTTACGAGCACGAGCCGAGGAAAACCCACAAGCAGTTGAACCTGAAAATGTTCAACCAGAAGCTCAAACTATAGAAAACTCCCAAGACAGTGAAATTCAATCAGAAGCTGAAACTAAGGAAACCCCACAAGAGACTGAAGGCGAAAGCGATAAACTTGAGTCAGAAAACAATGAAACCCTACAAGAGACTGAAGCTGAAACTAAGGGAACCCCACAAGAGACAGAAGAAGGCACAAGTCCAAAGGGCACTTCTGAGGATACAATCAAGGTTACGACTAAACGAGCATTTCTTGATATATCCATTGATAAAAAGCCGATAGGAAGAATCATTATCGAACTGAATGAAAACACTGCACCCATTGGAGCTACTCGATTTAGTGATCTCGTAAGTGGGAAAGCCGGGATAAGCTTCAGAAGGAAAGACTTCGTCAAAATTCTCCCAAACTATGTGCAACACGGAGGAGTCCGGTCATACGGGGTTGATGCAGAGCTTGCAAGCAAAACAGGAAGAAGTTTGACAAATGAGAGGTTGATCGAGGAATGGGAGCGACTGAACGAGTCTCAAGGGACTAAGAACTTAGCCGGGACTGTGAGCCTGATCATAAGGGACCCTTCAAAGCCGCCACCTAAACTTAAGCTGGTTGCTAGACAAGGTAAGCTTGTAGTTGATGAAGAAGAGGTCGGAGTCGAGCCAAATGGGACCGAGTTTACTATTGCAACCCGAGATTCACCTGAACTAGATTCTTCGGCTTTGGTTATTGGTAATGTGATTGAAGGGATGGATGTCGTAGAGAAGATCAGCCAGGTGAAGACGGTCCAAGAGAATACTAGTTCTCCTTATTTCAGGTAACAGAAAGAATGCTACTTTTTTTTCCTGCAGGTTATAATCCAACAGTTCAATGTTAAACCTTTTTCTGTTGGGTTTCAGGGTCGCGAAGCTGATTGGTGATAAAAGAGCTGTAGTAGCCGAAAGAGGCTTCAATCGCCCTTACTCAAAAGTTACTATCACGAATTGCGGCCTTCTAGAGTAACACTGTAATGCTACTGGTAGTCGTATCCATTCTCGTTCATCATTTTTGTCATATAGAGGAACATAATCATATGATGAGATATTTATCCTACGAATAATCCTTAGATACGCATACTGTACCATGTCATTGTATACCCTCGTCAAGATTTAGCCCTATGCCTACATTGCAATTTACTTTTAGATGTTTGGATTTCGGATTCTCAATGCCCTTGGAGGCTTTTTAACCGTGACTCGAATGAAGACTTGGCGATACCTAGTCTCCCTGCGAGATTTCAGATGCCGGAATACAGTTTCAAATGTATACAAACATTacagagcaaaaaaaaaaaaaaaaaaaattaatgccAAGAACTTGTTTATACCTTTGTCGAGCGGAGCAGGAAATTATGTACAGGTTCTTCAAGGATGAATATTGCAAGTTTTGCATTATTTGATGGCCAAAAGTTTTACAGTTACAATTGAGCATGTTACATTATAATCTCCAATGGGGGATCCCTCAAAActtgaacaaacaaaagagaTGCCCACACGGGATACAAATCGTTGACAATGAAGATAATGACTTACATATTCTCAATCTGTTTATATGCCGCTACATCTCACACCGCGCAAGGCTTCAAGAGCGAGGCCAGGGGTGGTAAGATGTTGGATTTAATTCTCAAGGACAAAAGAATCTTTGTACTGTCCCTTC contains the following coding sequences:
- the LOC141652781 gene encoding uncharacterized protein LOC141652781: MEGRKIVVVVEEEEASKTALRWALNNIIRYGDVLTLVHVFPHCPSRSRSKKKLRNHRLKGYQLALSFKDICISSSFNTKIEIVVTEDDAEGERMVELVREIGAFALVLGLHHRSFLYGLALRQSNVTNTFNCKVHAVKQPKPSPASTTTGSPFFQGLVDLDFSQIDISPLQFPEITPQKIPYQICPSPSAIIWRSKKSRRKHRTTLD
- the LOC141652780 gene encoding peptidyl-prolyl cis-trans isomerase CYP26-2, chloroplastic; protein product: MLHQIKLLQSPIQPPETRKHHAIPHNLTTNSPPLIPKQCSTKFSRRELTLFTNSSMLLLLTSQILDPYLVLRARAEENPQAVEPENVQPEAQTIENSQDSEIQSEAETKETPQETEGESDKLESENNETLQETEAETKGTPQETEEGTSPKGTSEDTIKVTTKRAFLDISIDKKPIGRIIIELNENTAPIGATRFSDLVSGKAGISFRRKDFVKILPNYVQHGGVRSYGVDAELASKTGRSLTNERLIEEWERLNESQGTKNLAGTVSLIIRDPSKPPPKLKLVARQGKLVVDEEEVGVEPNGTEFTIATRDSPELDSSALVIGNVIEGMDVVEKISQVKTVQENTSSPYFRVAKLIGDKRAVVAERGFNRPYSKVTITNCGLLE